The following are encoded in a window of Fusarium verticillioides 7600 chromosome 6, whole genome shotgun sequence genomic DNA:
- a CDS encoding cytochrome P450 oxidoreductase, with protein sequence MADASWSVIHGALTSLTAQDWTVAFISCWFVFKVLQALYNVSPLHPLSKIPGPKLAAATYLPEFYYDVILVGRYTHAIKQMHEKYGPIVRINPNELHCADMSFSDEIYAVGGRKRDKPFHQVNGSAAGTGNAFGTPDHDIHRARRAPVAKFFSRAMIARLEQEVHDLAQKLCNKLLAENKDEKDRKPFEIAHAYSCFTSDAISSYCFGEAFGLLSRSQWQPNYREATLAVLKPVFFFRFFPILVSSVKLGKYFVNILPTDIALLIRTLQIDIPSRVQKTKNELDAGIVYDRPTIFADLLQSELHDSEKKQDRLVEEAVTIVNAGTETTSWALAVITYFLLSQPETLAKLQDELKQVVDDPCHLPSWTTLEQLPYLGAVINEGLRLSYGVSSRTARVPTAEDLVYRGEFNKKPTTLVLPRGYAIGMSAAIAHHDESVFPDSYTFAPERWIDEDNKIRKDLEKSMIAFSKGSRGCLGKNLALCELYLSLAALVLRVMPCMRLYETTEKDVRYDHDMFVPMTESGSKGVRVIIES encoded by the exons ATGGCGGACGCAAGCTGGTCAGTCATTCATGGCGCTTTAACGTCGCTGACGGCTCAAGACTGGACAGTGGCTTTTATATCGTGTTGGTTTGTGTTTAAAGTTTTGCAGGCGTTATATAATGTCTCGCCTCTTCATCCGCTGAGCAAGATCCCTGGTCCGAAACTCGCCGCTGCTACGTATCTGCCTGAATTCTACTAcgatgtcatcctcgtcggccGCTATACCCATGCTATCAAGCAGATGCACGAGAAATATG GCCCCATTGTCCGCATCAATCCCAATGAGCTGCATTGCGCTGACATGTCGTTCTCGGATGAGATCTACGCCGTCGGCGGTCGCAAACGCGATAAGCCCTTCCATCAAGTAAATGGCTCAGCAGCTGGCACAGGAAACGCCTTTGGAACCCCCGATCACGATATCCATCGCGCCAGACGTGCACCCGtcgccaagttcttctcgcgagccatgattgcacgtcttgaacaagaagtccACGACCTGGCGCAAAAGCTGTGCAACAAACTTCTggccgagaacaaggatgaAAAAGACCGCAAGCCTTTTGAGATTGCGCACGCATACAGTTGCTTTACCTCTGATGCCATTTCAAGCTATTGTTTCGGCGAAGCTTTTGGATTGTTATCGCGAAGTCAGTGGCAGCCCAACTATCGTGAAGCTACTCTCGCGGTTCTCAAGCCAGTGTtcttctttcgcttctttcCTATCCTTGTCTCTAGCGTTAAGCTAGGTAAGTATTTTGTCAACATTCTTCCGACTGATATTGCGCTTCTTATTCGAACCTTACAAATCGACATTCCGTCTCGTGTCCAGAAAACGAAGAATGAACTCGATGCAGGTATTGTTTATGATCGGCCGACAATTTTCGCTGATCTGCTTCAATCTGAGCTTCATGAtagtgagaagaagcaggatcGTCTTGTCGAGGAGGCTGTTACTATTGTTAACGCTGGAACTGAGACTACCAGCTGGGCGTTGGCTGTGATTACATACTTTCTTTTATCACAGCCCGAGACGCTTGCTAAGTTGCAAGATGAATTGAAGCAAGTTGTCGATGACCCCTGCCATTTGCCTTCTTGGACGACACTGGAACAGCTTCCGTATCTTGGGGCGGTCATCAATGAGGGCCTGCGTCTATCATACGGCGTCTCTAGCCGCACGGCTCGCGTGCCGACGGCAGAAGACCTTGTTTACCGGGGAGAATTTAacaagaagccaacaacCTTAGTACTGCCTCGAGGATATGCGATCGGGATGTCGGCGGCTATCGCACATCACGATGAGTCCGTCTTCCCAGACTCTTACACCTTTGCTCCTGAGCGATGGATCGACGAGGATAACAAGATCAGAAAAGATctggagaagtcaatgatTGCGTTTTCGAAGGGCAGCCGTGGATGTCTTGGTAAAAA TCTCGCATTATGCGAGCTGTACCTCTCTCTTGCTGCTCTGGTTCTAAGGGTAATGCCCTGCATGCGTCTATACGAGACGACGGAGAAGGATGTTCGCTATGACCATGACATGTTCGTTCCGATGACGGAGAGTGGAAGCAAGGGAGTCAGAGTAATCATCGAGAGCTAG
- a CDS encoding tyrosinase: MQLSYGILAALLSASSLVAASPTQSASDLMLELNGKATSALENAQAPTSRKKCTVANADVRRDWKVLSKKERKAYINAVLCLRKKPSKGDPSFAPGARTRYDDFVAVHINQTRSIHATGNFFTWHRYYTWAYEKALRDECGYKGTQPYWNWFETGDYATNPLFDGSETSMSGDGEFFKHNGSVSGQGAIYLPSGNGGGCIKKGPFAGATANLGPPSPGMDGMEATATPLEYNPRCLRRDLGRYAIDKWMTLPNLYNVTLGDASHSIQVMQDEFQGRFPDLFLGLHGAGHFAIGGDSSDLYSSSNEPIFFLHHAMVDRVYWIWQALHPKQARDIAGTITIGNRPPSRDALKSDPLNMGVNAAEITIDDALDTLGGSPFCYIYL, translated from the exons ATGCAGCTGTCTTACGGAATACTCGCTGCTTTACTCAGCGCATCGTCGCTCGTTGCGGCCTCGCCGACTCAATCCGCTAGCGACCTCATGCTAGAGCTTAACGGCAAGGCAACCAGTGCGCTAGAGAATGCCCAGGCACCAACCAGCCGCAAGAAGTGCACAGTCGCTAATGCCGACGTGCGCCGGGATTG GAAGGTTCTTtccaagaaagagagaaaggcTTATATCAATGCCGTTCTATGTCTTCGAAAGAAACCTTCCAAAGGGGATCCCTCTTTCGCACCTGGTGCACGCACCAGATATGACGATTTTGTGGCGGTGCATATCAACCAGACTCGCAGCATCCATGCAACA GGAAACTTCTTTACCTGGCATCGCTACTATACTTGGGCTTATGAAAAAGCTCTGCGAGATGAGTGCGGCTACAAGGGCACACAGCCA TACTGGAATTGGTTTGAAACCGGCGACTATGCTACTAACCCCCTCTTTGATGGCTCCGAAACCAGTATGAGCGGCGATggcgagttcttcaagcacAACGGCTCTGTTTCTGGTCAAGGAGCTATTTATCTACCAAGCGGTAATGGAGGTGGCTGTATCAAGAAAGGTCCCTTCGCCGGCGCGACCGCTAACCTTGGACCTCCCTCTCCCGGTATGGACGGAATGGAAGCCACCGCTACGCCTCTCGAGTATAACCCTCGGTGTCTCCGTCGAGATCTCGGCCGCTACGCGATCGATAAGTGGATGACTCTTCCCAACTTGTACAATGTTACCCTTGGTGATGCTTCACACAGCATCCAGGTCATGCAGGATGAGTTTCAAGGCCGATTTCCAGATCTGTTCTTGGGCTTGCACGGCGCTGGTCATTTTGCTATTGGTGGTGACTCGTCTGACCTTTACTCTTCGTCTAACGAGCCTATTTTCTTCTTGCATCACGCTATGGTTGACCGTGTCTACTGGATATGGCAGGCTCTGCATCCCAAGCAGGCTCGGGATATTGCTGGTACTATCACTATTGGGAACAGACCTCCTAGTCGGGACGCTTTGAAGTCTGATCCACTGAACATGGGGGTCAATGCAGCTGAGATCACCATCGATGATGCGCTTGACACCTTGGGTGGATCTCCATTCTGTTATATCTATCTCTAA
- a CDS encoding magnesium-translocating P-type ATPase, with the protein MSKTNDPSTNANTMARRDTNILGCLGLRNGKSRARTATWQLNPERATKSTPEDILRWIASMAPDTALAHLVSSSDGITEAEATARRCVQGQNVVSSRKPQSWFMLLLSVIPNPFNILLMFLAILNVAMPDPSWEGFAVLMVMIVISVVVRFWQEFQSGVAIFRLQSAIIPRIRVRRPATYTDELQLSWTEGTVLETDLVPGDIVILVPGAIVPADCLILESSYLRISQSAWTGESEPVGKDAGPHDAKEAFSIFDFSNVALMGTNIVSGHGVGLVVRTGDDAMIATMVKEVEKKRQPNAFQKGILNVTWMLIGFMVVMVPIVLCISGKVTGDWKNAALFSISVAVGLVPEMLPAIVNANLARAAHQLSKKQAIVKRLDSVQNLGAMTVLCSDKTGTLTKDELSVHKYSDAEGEDILNIMELAKVDSQIQGNSGNNMDRAILNYHLPNGDEVGVAHYEQVRVIPFDFERRRSGCIVRGITGQYLLIVKGAFDEVLTRCSSMRSAGKSEYLSTAMQARWRQLAMQKNMEGYRVLLVASRILGKSYVNELDMLETNMTLEGMISFSDPPKDDAKDAIASLTELGVQVKVLTGDSLPVALNICRSLELLQHSEAMDDDAEAISGPELALLEDSDEFDLAVERCSVFAKVTPKQKSLIVLALQKSGNCVGMLGDGINDCGALRDADVGISVDSGAGVAKDCADLILTEKGLSIIVRSVILGRITHGNTIKYIKMVASSNFGNVFSILAASAWLPFTPMTSIQLLAQNLLYDISQIAIPWDRVDEEYLTQPRRWNARDILKFIVVLGPTSSVIDMCTFSLNWFYYGIRTTSDNVKLAQTHWFLQGLLTQTLIVHLLRTAKFPIIQSRAAPILVFSTASIMAIGFVLPWIPAFRPAFSFAQPAPTFVGFLAAELLLYAVEVQIVKMIYMKIFGTWL; encoded by the exons ATGTCCAAAACGAATGATCCGTCAACAAATGCCAACACAATGGCCCGCCGCGACACCAACATCCTCGGCTGTCTTGGCCTACGCAACGGCAAATCCCGCGCGCGAACCGCGACATGGCAACTAAACCCAGAACGGGCAACCAAGAGCACGCCCGAAGACATCCTTCGCTGGATTGCGTCCATGGCTCCTGACACGGCGCTTGCGCATCTGGTTTCGAGCAGCGATGGTATCACTGAGGCTGAAGCTACTGCGCGACGATGCGTACAGGGTCAGAATGTTGTTTCGTCGCGGAAGCCGCAGTCTTGGTTtatgctgttgttgagtgtCATTCCGAATCCGTTTAATATTCTGTTGATGTTTTTGGCGATTCTTAATGTTGCGATGCCGGATCCTAGCTGG GAAGGTTTTGCTGTTCTCATGGTCATGATCGTTATTTCTGTCGTCGTGCGCTTCTGGCAAGAGTTCCAAAGCGGTGTTGCAATCTTTCGTCTTCAATCTGCCATCATTCCCAGGATTCGAGTCCGCCGACCCGCAACCTACACCGATGAACTTCAACTCTCCTGGACTGAGGGCACGGTTCTCGAGACTGACCTCGTTCCCGGTGATATAGTCATTCTTGTTCCTGGTGCTATTGTTCCAGCTGATTGTCTTATTCTCGAGTCTTCGTACTTGAGGATCAGTCAGTCTGCTTGGACGGGCGAGAGTGAACCCGTGGGTAAGGATGCGGGACCTCATGATGCGAAGGAGGCTTTCTCGATCTTTGACTTTAGCAATGTTGCGCTTATGGGGACGAATATTGTGAGTGGTCACGGTGTTGGACTTGTTGTTCGGACAGGCGATG ATGCCATGATTGCAACCATggtcaaggaggttgagaagaagcgacaGCCAAACGCCTTTCAAAAGGGTATTCTAAACGTGACTTGGATGCTCATCGGTTTCATGGTAGTCATGGTTCCCATC GTTCTCTGCATATCCGGCAAAGTCACAGGAGATTGGAAGAACGCGGCGCTTTTCAGCATCAGTGTCGCAGTCGGTCTCGTTCCCGAAATGCTTCCCGCaatcgtcaacgccaacctcGCTCGAGCCGCCCACCAGCTTTCCAAGAAACAGGCGATCGTCAAACGTCTCGACTCGGTTCAGAACCTCGGAGCCATGACGGTTCTTTGCAGCGATAAG ACTGGGACTTTGACCAAGGATGAACTCTCAGTACACAAGTACTCCGATGCTGAAGGCGAagacatcctcaacatcatggaACTCGCAAAAGTCGACTCTCAAATCCAAGGTAACAGCGGCAACAATATGGACAGGGCTATTTTGAACTATCACCTCCCCAACGGCGACGAAGTCGGTGTAGCACACTACGAACAAGTCCGCGTCATCCCCTTTGACTTTGAACGTCGTCGCTCCGGCTGCATCGTACGAGGCATAACGGGCCAATATCTCCTCATCGTAAAGGGCGCATTTGACGAAGTCCTCACTCGATGTTCATCTATGCGCTCAGCTGGTAAGAGCGAGTATCTCAGCACTGCAATGCAGGCTCGGTGGAGACAGCTTGCTATGCAGAAGAACATGGAGGGTTAtcgtgttcttctcgttgcgTCGCGCATTCTTGGAAAGTCTTATGTCAATGAGCTTGATATGCTTGAGACGAACATGACGCTTGAGGGAATGATTAGTTTCTCTGATCCTCCCAAAGACGACGCGAAAGACGCTATCGCAAGTCTTACTGAGCTCGGTGTTCAAGTTAAGGTCTTGACGGGCGACTCCCTCCCCGTGGCTCTCAACATCTGCCGCTCCCTCGAACTTCTGCAGCACTCCGAAGCAATGGACGACGACGCCGAAGCCATATCCGGTCCTGAACTCGCACTCCTCGAAGACTCCGATGAATTCGACCTCGCCGTCGAACGATGCAGCGTCTTCGCCAAAGTGACACCCAAGCAGAAAAGCCTTATTGTTCTCGCTCTTCAAAAATCCGGTAACTGCGTTGGTATGCTCGGCGACGGAATCAACGACTGCGGTGCGCTTCGGGATGCCGATGTTGGAATCTCTGTTGATTCTGGAGCGGGAGTAGCAAAGGATTGTGCGGATTTGATACTCACGGAGAAGGGACTTTCGATTATTGTGCGGAGTGTGATTCTGGGAAGAATTACGCATGGGAATACTATCAAGTATATCAAGATGGTCGCTTCGTCCAATTTTGGTAATGTTTTCAGTATTCTGGCGGCTAGTGCTTGGCTGCCTTTCACGCCG ATGACTAGCATTCAACTTCTTGCTCAGAATTTGCTCTATGATATCAGTCAGATCGCCATTCCTTGGGATCGCGTTGACGAAGAGTATCTAACTCAACCACGACGATGGAACGCAAGGG atatcctcaagttcatcgtAGTCCTCGGTCCTACAAGCTCGGTCATCGACATGTGCACTTTCTCTCTCAACTGGTTCTACTACGGCATCCGAACTACTAGCGACAATGTCAAGCTGGCTCAAACACATTGGTTCCTTCAAGG TCTTCTCACCCAGACTCTGATCGTCCACTTGCTCCGAACAGCCAAGTTCCCAATCATCCAGAGCCGCGCAGCACCGATCCTTGTATTCTCTACTGCATCGATCATGGCAATTGGTTTTGTCCTACCTTGGATCCCGGCTTTTAGGCCTGCGTTCAGCTTTGCTCAGCCAGCGCCGACATTTGTTGgattcttggctgctgagctgTTGCTTTACGCTGTTGAGGTGCAGATTGTCAAGATGATCTACATGAAGATCTTCGGTACATGGCTGTGA
- a CDS encoding benzoate 4-monooxygenase — MALTELLISPWAPLALAVALVAWYILPWISNSNLRGIPAPFLAQFSNLWLLSTCRRGKRYEIVDQVHKKLGVLVRIAPNHVSVADADAINTIYGHGNGFLKADFYDTFVSIRRGLFNTRDRAEHSRKRKIVSHTFAPKSVLEFEPYIRQNLDIFINQWDRIASNKEADGYGSVDCLNWFNFLAFDIIADLAFGKPFGMLSTGADIAEVKVSPTSPTIYAPAVEIMNRRGEVSATLGCLPQLKPYAKYLPDPFFSQGLQAVENLAGIAIARVSERLERGGDSTRKDLLARLMQGRDEKGEPLGRDELTAEALTQLIAGSDTTSNSSCALLYHVVRTPGVMQKLYEEISAVVPEDVAIPDYESVKHLPYLGHCINETLRIHSPSGIGLPREIPPNHKGVTLHGRYFGPGTVLSVPTYTIHHSTEIWGPDADEFKPERWESLTDKQKNAFIPFSYGPRSCVGRNLAEMQMRLIAATWIKRYDVRLRQDIMETREGFLRKPMGLDVGLARR; from the exons ATGGCTCTCACAGAACTCTTGATCTCTCCCTGGGCACCTCTCGCCCTCGCCGTGGCTCTAGTAGCATGGTACATCCTCCCATGGATCAGCAACTCCAACCTTCGCGGCATTCCCGCCCCCTTCCTAGCACAGTTCTCGAATCTTTGGTTACTCTCTACATGTCGTCGTGGAAAGCGCTACGAGATTGTTGATCAGGTCCATAAGAAGCTGGGTGTTTTGGTTCGCATTGCGCCGAACCATGTTAGTGTTGCTGATGCAGATGCTATCAACACCATTTATGGTCATGGAAATGGTTTCCTGAAGGC TGACTTTTATGATACCTTTGTCTCTATCCGTCGAGGCCTTTTCAACACTCGTGACAGAGCTGAGCACTCTCGCAAGAGAAAGATCGTGTCGCATACTTTTGCGCCCAAGTCTGTTTTGGAGTTTGAGCCTTATATCCGCCAGAATCTCGATATCTTTATCAACCAGTGGGATCGCATCGCTAGCAACAAGGAAGCTGATGGCTATGGAAGCGTTGACTGCCTCAACTGGT TCAACTTTCTTGCTTTCGACATCATCGCTGATCTCGCGTTTGGCAAGCCCTTCG GCATGCTCTCAACTGGTGCCGACATCGCTGAAGTCAAAGTCTCCCCCACCAGTCCCACCATCTACGCCCCAGCCGTCGAGATCATGAACCGCCGCGGCGAAGTCTCCGCCACCCTCGGCTGCCTCCCCCAACTCAAGCCCTACGCCAAGTATCTCCCCGACCCCTTCTTCAGCCAAGGTCTCCAAGCCGTCGAGAACCTCGCCGGCATCGCCATCGCCCGCGTCAGCGAGCGTCTCGAGCGCGGCGGCGATTCCACCCGTAAGGATCTCCTCGCTCGTCTCATGCAGGGCCGcgatgagaagggcgagcCTCTTGGCCGTGATGAACTCACCGCTGAAGCACTTACCCAACTCATCGCTGGAAGTGATACTACTTCTAACTCTTCTTGTGCGCTGCTGTATCATGTTGTTAGAACACCTGGGGTTATGCAGAAGCTTTATGAGGAGATTTCCGCTGTTGTTCCTGAGGACGTTGCTATTCCGGATTACGAATCTGTTAAGCATCTTCCCTATCTTGGACACTGCATCAACGAGACGCTGCGCATTCACTCCCCCTCTGGTATTGGTCTGCCCCGCGAGATTCCCCCCAACCACAAGGGCGTTACCCTCCACGGACGATACTTTGGCCCTGGCACTGTTCTCAGCGTTCCTACTTATACGATCCACCACTCTACAGAAATCTGGGGTCCTGACGCTGATGAGTTCAAGCCTGAGCGTTGGGAGAGCTTGACTGATAAGCAGAAGAATGCTTTCATCCCCTTTAGTTATGGACCTAGATCTTGTGTTGGAAGAAACTTGGCtgagatgcagatgagaCTTATCGCTGCTACTTGGATTAAGCGGTATGATGTTCGTTTGAGACAGGATATCATGGAGACTCGGGAGGgattcttgaggaagccTATGGGTCTGGATGTTGGATTGGCGCGACGATGA
- a CDS encoding myo-inositol 2-dehydrogenase: MEHEVKWAQENEEYKEFDISVYDSYGEMLSHPGLQAVWVSTSTDVHSSQSLAAIDKGLHVLCEKPLSTDMAEAQTVVDAAKKNPHLKVMAGFSRRFDASYRDAATKIYNDKAIGEPFMVRSNTCDLLDETGFFVRYASRNGGIFVDCAIHDIDLSLWYLGNPIPKACWATGTLQHHPELKDLNDVDNAVGVVEFWGGKIAYFYCSRTQAHGHDVCTEITGKTGKISVNVVPKANNVVLADKLGIRHEVQPEYWQRFEDAFALEANEFTDAVLRDKSVPLPIEGGMQVMNIGRALQHTLLSGELVKFDEKGNWE; the protein is encoded by the exons ATGGAGCACGAAGTTAAGTGGGCCCAGGAGAACGAAGAGTATAAAGAGTTCGACATCTCTGTCTATGACAGCTACGGTGAGATGCTCAGCCATCCTGGCCTTCAAGCTGTGTGGGTTTCTACCAGCACCGATGTGCACTCCAGCCAGTCTCTCGCTGCTATTGATAAAGGACTGCACGTCCTTTGTGAGAAGCCTTTGAGCACTGACATGGCTGAG GCTCAGACTGTCGTTGATGCAGCAAAGAAGAACCCccatctcaaagtcatgGCCGGTTTCTCTCGTCGCTTTGACGCTTCTTACCGCGACGCAGCTACCAAAATCTACAACGACAAAGCTATCGGGGAGCCATTCATGGTCCGATCCAACACctgtgatcttctcgacgagACCGGGTTCTTCGTTCGCTACGCCTCTCGCAACGGCGGCATTTTCGTCGACTGCGCCATTCACGACATCGACTTGTCACTCTGGTACCTTGGGAACCCCATCCCCAAAGCATGCTGGGCTACTGGCACTCTCCAACACCACCCTGAACTCAAAGACCTCAACGATGTCGATAATGCAGTCGGTGTCGTCGAATTCTGGGGCGGCAAGATCGCGTACTTCTACTGTTCTCGGACCCAAGCCCACGGTCACGATGTCTGTACTGAAATAACCGGAAAGACTGGAAAGATCTCTGTTAATGTTGTTCCCAAGGCGAATAATGTGGTTCTTGCGGATAAGCTTGGTATTCGTCATGAGGTTCAGCCTGAGTATTGGCAGCGATTCGAGGATGCTTTTGCACTGGAGGCTAATGAGTTTACGGATGCGGTGTTGAGGGACAAGTCGGTTCCTTTGCCTATTGAGGGTGGGATGCAGGTTATGAATATTGGCCGGGCGCTTCAGCATACGCTGTTGAGTGGGGAGTTGGtcaagtttgatgagaagggcaaTTGGGAGTAG